From the genome of Streptomyces sp. V2I9:
GCAGGTCCGCGAGGACGGACAGGTCCGTGACGCGGGTCGGCGTACCGGGGCGGTCCTTGCACCTGATCCCGGTGGAGAGGACGTTCCACGGCAGCTGCCGCACCGAGGGCGGCGGTGCGTAGGACACCGAGGCGATCTGCACGTCCAGGCTCCGGTAGCCGACGGGGAGGGTACGGCCCGCAGCGGCGTCCTGGGGGTGGACGTCGTGCTCGGTGATCCGGCACTTCAGATCCCGACGTGTCCATAAGAATCCACCGGGAGCCTCCTTCCAGCCGCCGGTGGCGAGCGAGTCCCACAGGGCGTCGTGGTGCGCGTCGATCTCGTCCGCGGGAGCGGTAGCGGAGTGGTAGAGGTACAGGTCGGTCAGGCCGATGGCCGGCGCAGCGGTGGTGGGGACCAGGCCGTACCGGTAGCGGTAGTGGATGATCCGCCGCCGGGCGTCGTCGTCGGCAGTCCAGCCGCTCTGTTCGGCCGTGGCCTTCTCCTGCGTACGGCGCCAGATGCCTTCCTCGATGTAGCGGGGTCGGTCGGCATCGCCGAAGTAGGTCTTCCAGACCTGCTGTTGGTCGGGGGTGAGCTGGTCGATGACGATGTACGGGATGTCCACGATCTCTCCCTGGAGAATCACGCCTGGATGTTCCGGGTGCATGGCAGGCTCCGTTTGCTGGGAACGTGGGGTGAACGTCCCGGACAGCGGAGCGGAGTCAGTGGTCGGAGGGCGAGCTCGCGTCCGTTGAGACGGCGGCGGGCTGGTGACCGAGGCCGTTGAGGAGCGGGACGGCCTGCTCACGCAGTGCCCAGGCCGGGCCCACCAGGCCGACGACGGCCAGAAGCGTGAGCGCGATGCCTCCGCCTTCGGGGTGCACGGAGCGCGGCGCGGCTTTTCGGGCGTGGCGTCGCCGAGGCCCGGTCACGGGGTGCCGCCGAGGGCCCGTCCGTGTGCGTCGACGAGGCGGCTGGTCTGCTGGTGCAGCCACTCCAGCTCGACAGAGGTGAGGATGAGCGCGCCATCGAGGGTCGATCCGTCGTCCAAGTGGAACTCGATGGGAACCGATCCCTGCCGGGCACGCGGGTCGTAGACCGCGTCCCGTCCGGCCGAGAGCGTGGCGTGGGTGGCCCTCACCGGCACGGGACGGAGCGTCGTCCCGTCAGCGGGCGCGGACCACGGGGCTCCGCCCCCGGGCGGACGCAGGTGGTACGTCGTAGCGGAGCCCTCACCGGGGAGAGCGACCACGACCCCGAGACGGCCATCGCGAGCGCTGTCCGTGGCGAGGTCGCCGAGCCGTGGAACGAACGGTGCTGCCGTACCTAACTCGGCTCCCTGCGAGGGAAGATGAGAAGAACGTCGTCGCGTCATGCCCCGAAGTTAGGGACAGGACGGGCCTCGAATATGAGCCGGAGGAATACGACCCCTATCCGTCCAGGTGAAAGCGGTCGGACATGTGCCGCAGCTTCTCCCTCGTGGCTGCCCGTTCCGCGTAGACGATGCTGCGAAGCGTTGAACGGGCGATGGGGTGGTTCCGTACGAGCTGCGGCGCGATCCGCTCAGCCGTCTCCAGCTCGGTGAGGGCCTTTGCCCGGTTCCCGTCCCACAGCCAGGCCCGTGCGACGTCCATGTGGTGGTGGCCCTGACGGGAGTTGGGTAGTGCCCCGACCAAGCTCGGGCTGGTGCGGCGGTTTATCTCCAGAGCTTTGCCCTGCTTGCCCATTTCGAGGGCCACGCTGATCGCGTGGATCTGTACGTTTCCGGCGGAGAACGTCAGCGAATGCCGGTCGTACACCGGTGCGCTGACGTACGCGTCCATGCGTTCGGCAGCGTCCTTCGCGTGTCCGATCCGGTCCTCCGCTTCCGATGGGCGGTTGGCCCGAGCGGCGGAGATGGCCGCTCGGAGCTGAAGCGTGCCCCAAGCCCGTACGGCCAGCGGATCACCGTGCTCGTACGGCTGTTGCACCGAGGCGATCGCCTTGTCCGAGAGGGTCAGGGCGTCGGTCCAGTCGGCCGTCGCCCACATGTCCCAGACGCGCATCCAGTCGGCGACGGCAGGCAGCACCGGATCTCCCGACAACCTGGCTGACCACGCGGCCCGTTCGCACGCCATGGCCACCAGCTCGGGGTGTCCGAGGGCGTGCGCGGCGGTGTGCGCGAACTTGCAGCACACGGCGTAAATGGCATACGCCTCTTCCCGCTCGTGCCCGTCCGAGTCCTCCGCCAGGCTGCGCGCTTCCCGGAACAGGTCCGGGAGAACTTGGAGGATCGCGGCGTTGGAGGCGGTGTCCCGCAGGCGGTGCAGCCGGGTCACCTCACGCCATAGCTGTGAGGCCGGCCGGGGAACCCCGTCGAAGACGGGAACGAGGTCGTAGCGGCGCAGCTCGCGCAGGATCGACGAGGCGGCGATCTGCCACTGGCTGTCGTCGGGGGAGCTGCTGTACGGGCGTCCGATCAGGTCGTTCGGATGGACGTGCAGCTCTGCGGCCACCTGGTTGAGCAGCCCGACCCGGTCCAGTTCGATCAGGCCCCGTTCCATCTTCGACACCCAGCCCTGTGACTTCCCCAGGGCCGTCGCCAGGTCGGCCTGCGGCATGCCCAGTCGCAGCCTCGCCCTGCGAGCGCGTTTGCCGATCTCCTCGGCTTCCTCCAGCATCAGGACACCTCCCGGCCGCCGGACGATCCGGCGCGACCGCCGGTCTGTCCGTACAGAGTTCGTCTCCTGCACGGTACCCATGACGCGGCTTCAGCGTGAGGCGAGCTGCCAGGACGGTGGCGGCGACGGGCCGTGTACCGCTGTCCCGTCCTGAACGGCCGGTCCAGGGCCGGAGGCGCTTCTGTCCGCCATCAGTGCCCGGACTGCCACCAGGCATTGAACCTGAAGCCGCCGGTGCCGAGCGACAGCGGATCATGGGGATGAGGGACATTCCACGTCGCACACCGCCGGAGGCAGCCAGTGATCACCGTGACTGTCCTCCACCCTGGAACCATGGGCGCGGCGATCACCGCCGAGCTCGTCGCCGGCGGCCATGAGGCACTGTCGGTGACCAAGGGGCGCAGTGAGAACACCTGGCTACGCGGGAGGGAAGCCGGTGCCACGGCGTACGACTCGCTCGCGGAAGCGCTGACCCGAAGCGCAGTCGTTCTCTCGGTGTGCCCACCACAGGCGGCGGAGGACGTTGCAGCGGCGGCGGCCGCGCACGGCTTCGCGGGGGTGTACACCGATGTGAACGCCATCAGCCCTCAACGCGTACGGCGCATCGCCGACGAGATCCGCCCCGGCTCCGCAGTCGTCGACGGTGCCGTTTTCGGTCAGCCGCCAGGCGAGGGGCGTGCCACACGGCTCTATCTCGCAGGCGCCGATTCTGCCGTCGAGCTGGTGGCGTCGCTGTTCACGGACTCTGTGCTGCACGTGTGCCGCGTCAGGGACACACCCGGTTCCGCTTCCGCTCTGAAGATGGCCTTTGCCAGCTACCAGAAGGCCGCCCGCACCCTCGCCGGCATCGCTCACGCGCTCGCCGACGCCCATGGAGTCGGTGCCCAGCTCACGGCCGAAGTCGAGATCATGGTCTCCGCGATCCTCTCCGACTCCGAGTATCTGCCGAGCGTGGCAGCCAGGGCCTGGCGCTGGGCGCCGGATATGGAAGAGATCGCCCCTACGCTCCGCGCGGCTGACCTGCCCCCGGACATGGCCGAGGCCACGGCTCGGGTGTTCGCTTATTGGGAGCAGGACAAGGACGAGTACGACTTGACTGTCGTGCATGCCCTCTCCCAGCTCCAGCCTGGAAGAAGCAGTTGACTCGTTCACACCGACCGCACCGCCGAGGGGCGGTCGCCTCCGCCCAAGGCGAGACGTAGTAACGGTGGGCTCGGCCGACGCAGCAGGTTCCCGCGAAGCCGTGGGGCGTAGAACGGCGCTGCGCGTCTGTGCCGTCAGAACTTGCTGGCTTGGAGAGGGCCTTTGCGAGAGCCGCTATACGCACCAGGCCGGTGTTCTTGCGGGGGGCCGGGCATCATCGAGGGCGCATTCGTCTGCTGCAACATGCGTCCGGGGCCGTGGCTTGCGGTCTCTGCGTCACCCCATTGCGGTGGGCGCGGAACGGGCACGCAAACCTAGACAGATACCAGACACCAAACAAGGCCCAGGTCGATGACCTGGGCCTCAGTCGTGGAGCGGGTGACGAGAATCGAACTCGCGCTCTGAGCTTGGGAAGCTCATGTTCTACCATTAAACTACACCCGCGAAGCATGCCGATCACCGGCGCTGCAGCGTTTCACACTGTACCCCATGCCAGGCCCCCGGCGGATGCGCCGTGGGGCCTCTCTGTTGTGCGGGCGAGAGGGGGTGGGGGATGGACAGGGGTGTGGTGGGCGGGAGTTGAGGGCGTAGCGTGGGTGGTCGGAGTGCCGGGTGTGGTGGCGTCCCGTTCATCCCCTAATGTGGCTTTCTCGTCCGTATGTGGTTGGGGAAGGGACTTGATGGAGTCGATGGAGCGCACCGTCGTCCGCTGTGCCGAAGGGCATGTTTTCGCTACCTCGTCGTTCCCGATGCAGCAGCTCGGGGCCGGCCGGATCGGGCCCGGGCGGTTGATCCGGTGTCCCCGCTGTGCGCGCTTGCGGCAGGCCGTGCCGGTGGCGTTCGAGAAGCGGTAGCGGCATCCGGGGCGGAGCCGAAGACCGGTAGCCGTAGCGGCATCCAGGTGGGAGCCGACGAGCAGGAGCGGTAGCCGGGCACGAGTCGGGCGGTAGCCGTGTGCGGGCCGTGGCGTTCGGGTAGCCGTCGCCACGGCCTCTCGTCACAGCAGGCCTGCGCGAGCGGCCCCGACCGAAGCCTGCCTACCGAAGTCGGCCCCGCGAAACCCCTGCCCGCCGGGACCGGCCCCGCGCAGCCCCCGCGCGCCGGAGCCGGCTCCGCCGAAGTCGGCCCCCCCATGGGCCGCCCCGCCCAGCCAGGCCGCCGAAGGCAAACCCCAGGCCCCCAAACCCCCGGCCCAACCCCCCCCGAACCCCGGCCCCCAAACCCCCGGCCCCCGAACCCCCGGTCCCCAACCCCCACACCCATCTCCCCCGGGCGCATGTGGGTGGTCCGGTCCCCCACACCCATCTCCCCCGGGCGCATGTGGGTGGTCCGGTTGGGGTGGGGTCGTGCCTTCTGCGTATCCTCGGGGCGTGCTTCTCTCAGACAAGGACATCCGGGCCGAGATCGACGCCGGCCGAGTCCGTATCGATCCGTACGACCCTTCGATGGTGCAGCCGTCGAGCATCGACGTGCGGCTGGACCGCTACTTCCGGGTGTTCGAGAACCACCGGTACCCGCACATCGACCCGGCCGTCGAGCAGACCGACCTGACCCGTACGGTCGAGCCGGAGGGGGATGAGGCGTTCATCCTGCACCCCGGGGAGTTCGTGCTGGCGTCCACGTACGAGGTGATCTCGCTCCCCGACGATCTGGCCTCCCGGCTGGAGGGGAAGAGCTCCCTCGGGCGGCTCGGTCTGGTGACGCACTCGACCGCCGGGTTCATCGACCCCGGCTTCTCCGGGCACGTGACCCTGGAGCTCTCGAACCTCGCCACGCTGCCCATAAAGCTGTGGCCGGGGATGAAGATCGGGCAGCTGTGCATGTTCCGGCTGACGTCGCCGTCCGAGTTCCCGTACGGCTCCGAGCGGTACGAGTCGCGGTACCAGGGCCAGCGGGGGCCGACGGCCTCGCGGTCGTTCCAGAACTTCCATCGGACCCAGGTGTGATCAATCATGGCGAGTGACGTGCGGGAAAACCTCACCTACGAGGGCTTCGGGCGGGCGATGCGCGAGCTGGCGCAGGCCGTCGCGGACGACGGGTACGAGCCGGACGTGGTGCTGAGCATCGCCCGCGGCGGTGTGTTCGTCGCCGGTGGGCTCGCCTACGCGCTCGACTGCAAGAACATCCACCTCGTCAACGTGGAGTTCTACACCGGGGTCGGGACCACCCTGGAGATGCCGGTCATGCTGGCGCCCGTCCCCAACGCGATCGACTTCTCCGACAAGAAGGTCCTGATCGCGGATGACGTCGCCGACACCGGCAAGACGCTCAAGCTCGTCCACGACTTCTGCGTCGACCACGTCGCCGAGGTCCGCAGCGCCGTCATCTACGAGAAGTCCCACTCCCTCGTGAAGTGCGAGTACGTGTGGAAGAAGACCGACCAGTGGATCAACTTCCCCTGGAGCGTGGAGAAGCCCGTCGTCCGGCGGGACGGGCAGGTGCTGGACGCGTAGGGCCGTGGCCCCCCTGACCGTGGGCCCGCCCGGCCGTCACCCCCCTGACCGTGGGCCCGCCCGGCCGTCACCCCCCTGACCGTGGGCCCGCCCGACCGTCACCCGCCTGATCGTGGGCCCGCCCGACCGTCACCCCGTCTGACCGCGGCCCAGCCCGGCCGTCACCCCGCCTACGCGAAGGTCCCCGGAGCGCCGTGCGTGCTCCGGGGACCTTCGCGTACCTGCCTCAGATCGTGCCCAGCTTGATGATCGACAGGAGCGCGATCAGCTGGATCGCCGACGCTCCCAGCGCCTTCGGCCAGGGCAGGTCGTGCGACTTGCTGACCATCGACGTGAACAGCGCTCCGGCCGCCAGCCAGGTCAGCCAGCCCAGGATCTGGACCAGGGAGTTCTCACCGCCCAGGAACACGGCGAAGACCAGGCGCGGCGCGTCCGTCATCGACATGATCAGCATCGACAGGCCCACCGTCGGCTGCCACGAGCCCGTGCCGCCGAGCTGGCGGGCCAGGGTGTGGGTGACCGCGCCGAGGACCAGACCGCCGATGACGAAGCCGACACCGGTGAACAGGACGTACGGGATGGCCGTCGAGATCGTCGCGTTGATCGCTTCTTCGCGTGCCTGGTCGAAGCCGAACAGCGCGAGCAGTCCGTAGAGGAACGTGACGACCAGCGCCGGACCCCAGACCGGGTAGTCCCGCATCTGCCAGAACGTCGGTCCCGGGCGCATCACGATGCCGCTCAGGAGCTCCTTCCATCGCAGCCGCGGGCCGGCCGGCGGGGCGGGGGCGTCACCGGCGTGGTAGGTGCTGCCGTCGCCGTACGGGTCCTCGTCGACGCGGAACGCCTGCGTGTGACCGGGGTTGTTGGCGTACGGGTCGTGGGGCGCGGGGTCGGCGTAGGGGTCGCCGAAGTACTCCGGCTCGCCGTGGCCGCCTCCGCCGTGGTGGCCGCCGGGGCCGTGCGGAGGCCGTCCGCCTCCGCCCTGCCGGCCCTGGCCCGGATGGCCGCCCCCGGTGTACGGGGGGCCCTGCGGGGCGCCGTACGGCGGTGGCACCGAACCGTTGCCGGGGGCGCCGGCGGTCGGCCACGGCTGAGCACCGTACGGCGGCTGTGGTGCCTGCCCTCCGTACGGCTGCTGCCGCTGCTGCTGCGGTTGTTGCGGGGTGCGGTTGTCCCGGCCGCGTCCGATCCTGAATCCAGCCACCCGTCGAACGTACCTGGTCCCCGGCGTCCGGGGGCAGGGCAGGGGAGGGCCGTCCGCCATTGCGGCCGAGCTGTGACATCCCCTAAGGGGTGAACCCCGGCCCGCCGGCGGGGGAGTTCAGGGGAGGAAGACCGCCGTGGAGAAGGTGACGGCGGGCTTGTCCGTGGTACCCGCCGGGTAGAGCGCGACCAGGTCCTGCCGCTCGCCCCGGTACGTCCGTACCACCGTGTCCGGCTTGCGGTCGCCGTCGTGGTCGCCGTGGCTCAGGAGGGCGGTGCGGGTGGTGCCTGTCACGTCCAGCGGCGCGCCGGGGAGCTTCTCCGCCGCGAACGCGTACGGCCCGCCCGGCCGCACCGGGCCCTCCGCCGAGCCGAGGAGGAGGGTGCCTTTGCCCGCCTGGCCGGGGGCGTGCGGGCGGGCGGCGGCGACGAGGTCGTCGTAACCGTCCCCGTCCGTGTCGGCCTTGGGTTCGGGAGCGTAGAGGTACGGGCCGCCGTCGGGCAGCAGTTCCGCGCCGCGCGGAGCTCCGGCGCGGGTGAAGGGGCCGTGCAGGAAGGTGATCCGGCCGGCGCTGGCGGTGACCGCGAGGTCGGCCTCGCCGTCGCCGTCGAAGTCGCCGCAGACCGGCTGCTCGGGCCAATCGTTGCCGGACCGGGCCTTCTGCGGGATGCGGACGGTGACCGCCTTGCCGGTGAGTCCGGCCGGGGAGCCGAAGAGGATCTGGAGGGGGACGGGCGGAGCACCGATGCCGTTGTACGGGGGGTCCGTCGAGACGATCAGGTCGCTGAAGCCGTCCCGGTCGAGGTCGCAGGCGGCCTCGGCGTCGAACGCGGCGGGCAGGGTGTCGCCGGACTTCGCCGCGTTCGCCCGCGCGCTCAGGAGCTGCCGTACGGCCGGGTCCAGGGGGCGGTCGGGGTCGCCGGTGCCGTAGACGACCCCGATGCCCGCGTCGTCGCCGTGGCTGTCCTCGGGGGCCTTCACCAGGTCGTCGAGGACCAGGTCGCGGTGGCCGTCGCCGTTGAAGTCGTACGGGACGCGGCTGCCGTCCCCGCGGGGCACGGGCAGGCTCGCCGTGCCCGCCCCGGCCCGGGCCCGTGGCGGGGTGTCCCCGTTCTTGGCGCCGGACGCGGGGGAGGGGGACGGGCCCGAGCAGGCCGTGAGCGCCAGCAGCAGGACCGAACAGCCTGCGGCGAGGACGGCCGGTACCCGGCCGGGTATCGCGGCCTTCGGGTGCTCGGGGCGGGTGGGTCGGCGCACGGGTGCCTCGTCGTCGTTCGTCGGCCGGTGCCCGCCGGGTCCGGGGCGGGGGTCCTCAGCCGTATCGGGCGTCTTCCGCGCACATGATGCTCCAGATACGGCATCCCGTACATGTCGGGGCTCACACCCGGTGGCCGTCACCGCGGGGGAGGGGGCGCCGGGCACGGAAGCGCGACCACCGCGGGGGCGGGGCGCCGGGCCCGGAAGCACGGTCGCGGCCGGGAAGGGGCCGCCGGGCACGGGAAAGCGGCCGGTCCCGCCCCCGAGGCGGGTCCGGCCGCTCATCGCGGCGTTGCCTTACGTCACTGTGCCGGTTCGGGCTCCGGTGCGTCCACCGCGTCGGCCTCACCGGCCGGGTCGATCGGGGTCTTCACCGAATCCAGCAGGAGCTGGGAGACATCCACGACCTGGATCGACTCCTTGGCCTGGCCGTCGTTCTTCTTGCCGTTGACCGAGTCGGTCAGCATGACGAGGCAGAACGGGCAGGCGGTGGAGACGATGTCCGGGTTGAGGGCGAGGGCCTCGTCGACGCGCTCGGTGTTGATGCGCTTGCCGATCCGCTCCTCCATCCACATCCGGGCGCCGCCGGCGCCGCAGCAGAAGCCGCGCTCCTTGTGGCGGTGCATCTCCTCGTTGCGCAGCCCCGGCACCTTCGCGATGATCTCGCGCGGCGGGGTGTAGATCTTGTTGTGCCGGCCCAGGTAGCACGGGTCGTGGTACGTGATCAGGCCCTCGACCGGGGTCACGGGGATCAGCTTGCCCTCGTCGATGAGGTGCTGGAGCAGCTGCGTGTGGTGGATGACCTCGTACTCGCCGCCGAGCTGCGGGTACTCGTTGGCGATCGTGTTGAAGCAGTGCGGGCAGGTGGCGACGATCTTCTTCGACGACTTGGGCTTCTTCGTCTCCGGTTCGTCGTCGTCCTCGCCGTACGCCATGTTCAGCATGGCCACGTTCTCCTGGCCGAGCTGCTGGAACAGCGGCTCGTTGCCCAGGCGGCGGGCGGAGTCACCCGTGCACTTCTCGTCGCCGCCCATGATCGCGAACTTGACGCCCGCGATGTGCAGCAGCTCCGCGAAGGCCTTGGTGGTCTTCTTCGCCCGGTCCTCCAGGGCGCCCGCGCAGCCGACCCAGTACAGGTACTCGACCTCGGTGAGGTCCTCGACGTCCTTGCCGACGATCGGGACCTCGAAGTCGACCTCCTTGGTCCACTCGACGCGCGCCTTCTTGGCGAGCCCCCAGGGGTTGCCCTTCTTCTCCAGGTTCTTGAGCATCGTGCCCGCCTCGGACGGGAACGAGGACTCGATCATCACCTGGTAGCGGCGCATGTCGACGATGTGGTCGATGTGCTCGATGTCCACCGGGCACTGCTCGACGCAGGCGCCGCAGGTGGTGCAGGACCACAGGACGTCCGGGTCGATGACGCCGTTCTCCTCGACGGTCCCGATCAGCGGCCGCTCGGCCTCGGCGAGCGCGGCGGCGGGGACGTCCTTGAGCTGTTCCTCGGTGGCCTTCTCCTCGCCCTCCATGGTCTTGCCGCCGCCGGCCAGCAGGTACGGGGCCTTGGCGTGCGCGTGGTCGCGCAGCGACATGATCAGGAGCTTCGGCGAGAGCGGCTTGCCGGTGTTCCACGCGGGGCACTGCGACTGGCAGCGGCCGCACTCGGTGCAGGTGGAGAAGTCGAGGATGCCCTTCCAGGAGAACTGCTCGACCTGGGAGACGCCGAAGACCGCGTCGTCGGCCGGGTCCTCCCAGTCGATCTCCTTGCCGCCCGAGGTCATCGGCTGGAGCGCGCCGAGCGCGACCTCGCCGTCGGCGTTGCGCTTGAACCAGATGTTCGGGAAGCCCAGGAAGCGGTGCCAGGCCACACCCATGTTGGTGTTGAGCCCGACGGTGATCGCCCAGATCATCGTCGTACCGAGCTTGATCATCGCGAACAGGTAGACGAGGTTCTGCAGCGTTCCGACGCTCAGTCCCTCGAAGGCCAGCACGAGGGGGTACGAGACGAAGTACGCGGGGCCGTAGCCGTCCACGTGGTGGAGCGCGCCCTCCAGGCCGCGGAGCACCAGGATCGCGGCGCCGATGATCAGGATGACGATCTCGACGAAGTACGCCTGGCCCATCTTGGAGCCGGTGAAGCGCGACTTGCGGCCGGCCCGCGAGGGCAGGTTCAGCTGGCGGATCGCGATCAGGACGAGGATGCCGACGGTCGTGCCGAGCGCGATGAACTCGATGTACATCTCGTACGGCAGGAAGGTGCCGATGTACGGCAGCACCCAGTCCGCCTGGAACAGCTGGCCGTACGCCGTGACGATCGTCAGGCCCAGGGTCAGGAAGCCGACCGCGACGAACCAGTGGGCGACGCCCACGATTCCCCAGCGGTTCATGCGGGTATGGCCGACGAACTCCTTGATCAAGGTGATCGTCCGCTGCTTGGGGTCGTCGGTGCGACTGCCGGCCGGTACCGCCTGTCCGAGGCGGACGAAGCGGTAGATCTGCGCGACGGCTCGGGCGACGAGCGCAACGCCGACGACCGTCAGCACCAGCGACACGATGATCGCGGCGAGTTGCATGAGTAGGGCTCCTCGGGCCTGCGAGAGCGGGATCCAGTTGAATACTGCCCACTACTACTAAGCAGTAACTTAATTAGTCTGTGCTGACACTATCCACTTAGTCCACCCCGCCGCAGCCGGGCGGGCGGTGATCTGTGTCGCTCAGGTGTGCCTTGGTCCGGCGGGTTCCGGGGAGCGCCGTCCGCAGCCAGTCGCGTGCGGCCTCGGCCAGGATCGCCAGGTCGAGTACGACTCCATGGTGCTCTGCGTAGTGCTGGTCGAGCAGGGCGGGGTCGTTCCACGGCAGGCCCGAGCGGGCCCGTACCTGTGCCAGTCCGGTCAGTCCCGGCCGCAGCTCCCGCTGCCGGCGCCGGGTGCGGGGGACCGCGGCGCGCGGGTTGCCGGGGGCGAGCGGGGCGGGGCCGACGAGGGCGAGGTCGCCGCGGACGACATGGGGGAGCCGGGAGAGCACGTCCAGGCGGAACCGGCGCGTCCGGAGCGTGCGCAGGGTGAAGACCCGGCCGTCCGGGCCGGTGCGGGGGCGGCGGTCCCAGGCCCCGCCGGGAGTGCGCCGCACGGTCAGTGCGAGGGCGGCGACCGCCACGGCGGGGGCGGTCAGAACCAGGAGCGCGGTGCCGAGCGCCAGGTCCAGCGCCCGTTCGGCCGTCGTGCTCGCCCTGCCCGTCGTGCTTGGCGCGCGGGGCAGGAAGCGGTCCGCGATCCGTCCGGCCCGGTCGGTGAGGCCGGCCAGGAGTGCGGCGGTGCGGGAGGGGAAGCGGCACCTCGCGGTTCCGGGCACCGCCGCGTACGCGGGCGGGAGCGGCCGGGCGCTCCGGGCCCACCGGGTCTTCCGTCTCATCTGCCGTACGTGCCGCTTCGTCGCGTTCTGCATCGCGCCCGCCCGGGGTTCGAGGTTCGATGGGTAACGATCCACGGTGAAACCTGCCGGTCAGGGACGGTTGTGGCCGTCTCGCGGCATTTTGTGACAGAACGATCCCATGCCGGAGTGGCGGGCCGGGTGGTGTGCGAGGGGTGTGGCGGGCGGAGACATGGCGCTGTGGCGTCCCGACCGGCAGGGATGTGTTCTGCGTAAGCATGTAAGTTGAGTCCGGTCGACTCAGCTCTGTTGACGCATGCGGCGATGTGATGCATCCTTGAGTCAGATCCGCTCAAGTAGTCAGTTGGAGGAATTGAAATGGCACGTGCGGTCGGCATCGACCTGGGCACGACTAACTCCGTCGTCAGCGTTCTCGAAGGCGGCGAGCCCACCGTCATCACCAACGCCGAAGGCGCCAGGACCACGCCGTCCGTCGTCGCCTTCGCCAAGAACGGCGAGGTGCTCGTCGGCGAGGTCGCCAAGCGCCAGGCGGTCACGAACGTCGACAGGACCATCCGCTCCGTCAAGCGCCACATGGGCACGGACTGGAAGATCGACCTCGACGGCAAGAGCTTCAACCCGCAGCAGATGAGCGCCTTCATCCTGCAGAAGCTGAAGCGCGACGCCGAGTCGTACCTGGGCGAGAAGGTGACCGACGCGGTCATCACCGTCCCCGCGTACTTCAACGACTCGGAGCGTCAGGCGACGAAGGAGGCCGGTGAGATCGCGGGCCTGAACGTCCTGCGCATCGTCAACGAGCCGACCGCCGCCGCCCTGGCGTACGGCCTCGACAAGGACGACCAGACGATCCTCGTCTTCGACCTCGGTGGCGGCAC
Proteins encoded in this window:
- a CDS encoding Yip1 family protein produces the protein MAGFRIGRGRDNRTPQQPQQQRQQPYGGQAPQPPYGAQPWPTAGAPGNGSVPPPYGAPQGPPYTGGGHPGQGRQGGGGRPPHGPGGHHGGGGHGEPEYFGDPYADPAPHDPYANNPGHTQAFRVDEDPYGDGSTYHAGDAPAPPAGPRLRWKELLSGIVMRPGPTFWQMRDYPVWGPALVVTFLYGLLALFGFDQAREEAINATISTAIPYVLFTGVGFVIGGLVLGAVTHTLARQLGGTGSWQPTVGLSMLIMSMTDAPRLVFAVFLGGENSLVQILGWLTWLAAGALFTSMVSKSHDLPWPKALGASAIQLIALLSIIKLGTI
- a CDS encoding helix-turn-helix domain-containing protein, which gives rise to MLEEAEEIGKRARRARLRLGMPQADLATALGKSQGWVSKMERGLIELDRVGLLNQVAAELHVHPNDLIGRPYSSSPDDSQWQIAASSILRELRRYDLVPVFDGVPRPASQLWREVTRLHRLRDTASNAAILQVLPDLFREARSLAEDSDGHEREEAYAIYAVCCKFAHTAAHALGHPELVAMACERAAWSARLSGDPVLPAVADWMRVWDMWATADWTDALTLSDKAIASVQQPYEHGDPLAVRAWGTLQLRAAISAARANRPSEAEDRIGHAKDAAERMDAYVSAPVYDRHSLTFSAGNVQIHAISVALEMGKQGKALEINRRTSPSLVGALPNSRQGHHHMDVARAWLWDGNRAKALTELETAERIAPQLVRNHPIARSTLRSIVYAERAATREKLRHMSDRFHLDG
- a CDS encoding VCBS repeat-containing protein, whose product is MRRPTRPEHPKAAIPGRVPAVLAAGCSVLLLALTACSGPSPSPASGAKNGDTPPRARAGAGTASLPVPRGDGSRVPYDFNGDGHRDLVLDDLVKAPEDSHGDDAGIGVVYGTGDPDRPLDPAVRQLLSARANAAKSGDTLPAAFDAEAACDLDRDGFSDLIVSTDPPYNGIGAPPVPLQILFGSPAGLTGKAVTVRIPQKARSGNDWPEQPVCGDFDGDGEADLAVTASAGRITFLHGPFTRAGAPRGAELLPDGGPYLYAPEPKADTDGDGYDDLVAAARPHAPGQAGKGTLLLGSAEGPVRPGGPYAFAAEKLPGAPLDVTGTTRTALLSHGDHDGDRKPDTVVRTYRGERQDLVALYPAGTTDKPAVTFSTAVFLP
- the dcd gene encoding dCTP deaminase, with the protein product MLLSDKDIRAEIDAGRVRIDPYDPSMVQPSSIDVRLDRYFRVFENHRYPHIDPAVEQTDLTRTVEPEGDEAFILHPGEFVLASTYEVISLPDDLASRLEGKSSLGRLGLVTHSTAGFIDPGFSGHVTLELSNLATLPIKLWPGMKIGQLCMFRLTSPSEFPYGSERYESRYQGQRGPTASRSFQNFHRTQV
- a CDS encoding NAD(P)-dependent oxidoreductase is translated as MITVTVLHPGTMGAAITAELVAGGHEALSVTKGRSENTWLRGREAGATAYDSLAEALTRSAVVLSVCPPQAAEDVAAAAAAHGFAGVYTDVNAISPQRVRRIADEIRPGSAVVDGAVFGQPPGEGRATRLYLAGADSAVELVASLFTDSVLHVCRVRDTPGSASALKMAFASYQKAARTLAGIAHALADAHGVGAQLTAEVEIMVSAILSDSEYLPSVAARAWRWAPDMEEIAPTLRAADLPPDMAEATARVFAYWEQDKDEYDLTVVHALSQLQPGRSS
- a CDS encoding phosphoribosyltransferase, whose amino-acid sequence is MASDVRENLTYEGFGRAMRELAQAVADDGYEPDVVLSIARGGVFVAGGLAYALDCKNIHLVNVEFYTGVGTTLEMPVMLAPVPNAIDFSDKKVLIADDVADTGKTLKLVHDFCVDHVAEVRSAVIYEKSHSLVKCEYVWKKTDQWINFPWSVEKPVVRRDGQVLDA
- a CDS encoding (Fe-S)-binding protein; this translates as MQLAAIIVSLVLTVVGVALVARAVAQIYRFVRLGQAVPAGSRTDDPKQRTITLIKEFVGHTRMNRWGIVGVAHWFVAVGFLTLGLTIVTAYGQLFQADWVLPYIGTFLPYEMYIEFIALGTTVGILVLIAIRQLNLPSRAGRKSRFTGSKMGQAYFVEIVILIIGAAILVLRGLEGALHHVDGYGPAYFVSYPLVLAFEGLSVGTLQNLVYLFAMIKLGTTMIWAITVGLNTNMGVAWHRFLGFPNIWFKRNADGEVALGALQPMTSGGKEIDWEDPADDAVFGVSQVEQFSWKGILDFSTCTECGRCQSQCPAWNTGKPLSPKLLIMSLRDHAHAKAPYLLAGGGKTMEGEEKATEEQLKDVPAAALAEAERPLIGTVEENGVIDPDVLWSCTTCGACVEQCPVDIEHIDHIVDMRRYQVMIESSFPSEAGTMLKNLEKKGNPWGLAKKARVEWTKEVDFEVPIVGKDVEDLTEVEYLYWVGCAGALEDRAKKTTKAFAELLHIAGVKFAIMGGDEKCTGDSARRLGNEPLFQQLGQENVAMLNMAYGEDDDEPETKKPKSSKKIVATCPHCFNTIANEYPQLGGEYEVIHHTQLLQHLIDEGKLIPVTPVEGLITYHDPCYLGRHNKIYTPPREIIAKVPGLRNEEMHRHKERGFCCGAGGARMWMEERIGKRINTERVDEALALNPDIVSTACPFCLVMLTDSVNGKKNDGQAKESIQVVDVSQLLLDSVKTPIDPAGEADAVDAPEPEPAQ